A window of Mangifera indica cultivar Alphonso chromosome 11, CATAS_Mindica_2.1, whole genome shotgun sequence contains these coding sequences:
- the LOC123229153 gene encoding G-type lectin S-receptor-like serine/threonine-protein kinase At5g35370, protein MEFFLLFATSFFFPALVSGIDFSEFIYPNFTASYFQFIDQSGAFLYSHNGTFRAAIFNPDAQQINYYLCIIHVASNTIIWSANRDMSISISGKMYLTPEGLIISDQNGSPKWSTPPLSSSVYALQLTEMGNLVLLDQFNGSLWESFHHPTDTIVIGQHLASGMLLSSAVSDYNFSTGDYSLTLSASDAILQWHGQTYWKLSMNTNAYLNSNDVVEYLAINQTGLFLFGNNGSTVVIQVALSPSNFRIARLDALGQFTVSSLSADGLKQEFAGPDDDCQIPFICGRVGLCIDGTTSNSHTCSCPAQFHVASQNATGCVPSDASYSLPVACQSTRNGSQLNLSTVSYSRIGYGIDYFSNHFSEPITYGVNLSVCQDFCSRECSCLGIFYENSSGSCYVLENVLGSIMSGSGGDGNLLGYIKVLIRPNQTNLRPSNNLSDQNENFPIAALVLLPFTGFFLLIVLSFLWWTRWKLKKTIDEKLGRQNSLSSGDLDAFCIPGLPQRFDYEELEVATNNFKFLIGSGGFGAVYKGTLLDKTVVAVKKIRDLGVQGKKEFCTEIAVIGNIHHVNLVKLRGFCAQGRQRLLVYEYMSRSSLDRTLFGNGIVLGWQERFDIALGTARGLAYLHSGCEHKIIHCDIKPENILLHDHFQAKISDFGLSKLLTPEQSSLFTRMRGTRGYLAPEWLTNSAISEKTDVYSFGMVLLELVSGRKNCSPRFQSHRLDDSNSGRVHSMSSSASGLVYFPLLALEMHEQGRYLELVDPRLEKRVTSKEVEILVRVALCCVHQEPALRPNMSTVVGMLEGEVPLGHPRVESLNFLRFYGRRFTEASMIEEEEGQSDVMFFVQADASPTSTRIGSNTCFSYVSSHQLSGPR, encoded by the coding sequence ATGGAATTCTTCTTATTGTTTGCTACCAGTTTCTTCTTCCCTGCTCTGGTCTCTGGTATTGATTTCTCAGAGTTCATATATCCAAATTTCACTGcttcttattttcaatttattgacCAAAGTGGCGCCTTCTTGTATTCTCATAATGGAACGTTTAGAGCTGCTATCTTCAATCCTGATGCTCAACAAATAAACTATTACTTGTGCATCATCCATGTTGCATCCAACACCATCATCTGGTCTGCTAATCGAGATATGTCCATTTCAATTTCTGGAAAAATGTATCTTACACCCGAAGGACTTATAATTTCTGATCAAAATGGCAGTCCCAAATGGTCAACTCCACCACTGAGCTCATCAGTATATGCACTACAGCTGACTGAGATGGGTAATCTTGTTTTACTTGATCAGTTTAATGGCTCTCTTTGGGAGAGCTTCCACCACCCAACAGACACAATTGTGATTGGACAACACTTAGCTTCTGGGATGTTACTATCTAGTGCTGTATCAGATTACAACTTTTCAACTGGTGATTATAGCCTTACACTTAGTGCTTCAGATGCAATATTACAATGGCATGGACAGACATACTGGAAATTGTCAATGAATACAAATGCTTATTTGAACTCAAATGATGTGGTGGAATATCTGGCTATCAACCAAACGGGCCTCTTTTTGTTTGGTAATAATGGATCAACAGTGGTCATTCAGGTGGCCTTATCGCCATCCAACTTCCGAATTGCTAGGCTTGATGCCTTAGGCCAGTTTACTGTAAGTAGTTTATCTGCTGATGGCTTGAAACAGGAATTTGCGGGGCCTGATGATGATTGTCAAATCCCATTCATCTGTGGCAGGGTAGGATTGTGTATCGATGGCACTACATCCAACTCCCATACTTGTTCATGTCCAGCTcaattccatgtagcttcacaGAATGCAACTGGCTGTGTGCCAAGTGATGCCTCTTATTCTCTTCCAGTTGCTTGTCAATCAACCAGGAATGGTAGTCAGTTGAATTTATCCACTGTTTCATATTCAAGGATTGGCTATGGGATAGATTACTTCTCTAATCATTTCTCTGAGCCTATTACGTACGGAGTAAATTTGTCAGTCTGTCAAGATTTCTGCTCACGAGAATGCTCTTGCTTAGGTATATTCTATGAAAATTCATCAGGTTCTTGCTATGTACTTGAGAACGTGTTGGGCTCCATTATGTCGGGCAGTGGAGGTGATGGTAATCTGCTGGGCTACATCAAAGTTCTTATTCGGCCTAATCAAACAAACTTGAGACCTAGCAACAATTTGAGTGACCAAAATGAAAACTTTCCAATAGCTGCTCTTGTGCTGTTACCTTTCACCGGGTTCTTTCTGTTAATAGTTCTAAGTTTCCTCTGGTGGACAAGATGGAAACTCAAAAAAACTATAGATGAGAAACTAGGCCGTCAGAACTCACTTTCCTCTGGAGACCTAGATGCTTTCTGCATCCCAGGCTTACCTCAAAGGTTTGACTATGAAGAGCTGGAAGTGGCTACTAACAATTTTAAGTTCCTGATTGGATCAGGTGGGTTTGGTGCTGTATACAAGGGTACACTGCTTGATAAGACTGTTGTGGCTGTGAAAAAGATCAGAGATTTAGGTGTTCAAGGGAAAAAGGAATTCTGTACAGAGATTGCAGTTATTGGAAATATTCACCATGTCAATTTGGTCAAATTGAGAGGGTTTTGTGCCCAAGGGAGACAACGCCTATTAGTTTACGAGTATATGAGTCGCAGCTCATTGGACCGTACCCTTTTTGGAAATGGTATCGTTTTGGGATGGCAAGAGAGGTTCGATATAGCACTTGGAACCGCACGAGGACTTGCATACTTGCACAGTGGTTGTGAACATAAGATCATCCATTGTGATATCAAACCAGAAAACATTCTCTTGCATGATCATTTTCAGGCGAAGATCTCAGATTTTGGGCTTTCAAAGCTTTTAACTCCTGAACAGTCTAGTCTGTTCACAAGAATGAGGGGCACTCGTGGATATCTTGCACCTGAGTGGCTTACTAACTCTGCAATTTCAGAAAAAActgatgtttatagttttggaatGGTACTGCTTGAGCTTGTGAGTGGAAGAAAAAATTGCTCACCACGATTTCAAAGCCATAGGTTGGACGACAGTAACAGTGGTAGAGTTCACTCAATGTCGTCATCAGCATCGGGACTTGTTTATTTTCCACTACTTGCATTGGAAATGCATGAGCAGGGGAGGTACTTGGAGCTTGTGGACCCAAGGTTAGAGAAGCGAGTGACAAGTAAAGAGGTGGAAATACTAGTTCGAGTTGCTTTGTGCTGTGTTCATCAGGAACCAGCATTACGGCCAAACATGTCTACTGTTGTTGGCATGTTAGAAGGAGAGGTCCCTTTAGGTCATCCAAGAGTGGAGTCTTTGAATTTCTTGCGATTCTATGGGCGTAGGTTTACTGAGGCGTCTAtgatagaagaagaagaagggcaAAGTGATGTCATGTTTTTTGTGCAAGCAGATGCTTCCCCCACTAGCACTAGAATTGGCTCAAACACTTGTTTTTCTTATGTCTCTTCACATCAGCTTTCTGGCCCAagataa